The Corvus moneduloides isolate bCorMon1 chromosome 5, bCorMon1.pri, whole genome shotgun sequence genome includes a region encoding these proteins:
- the PLRG1 gene encoding pleiotropic regulator 1: protein MAEEVQKHSVHTLVFRSLKRTHDMFVADNAKPIPLDEESHKVKMAVKLRTEYGSVLHMPTLKENLREKGGPNTGDPYGHKQYSGNQGQELEYVVTGTHPYPSGPGVALTADTKVQRMPSESAAQSLAVALPASQSRLDANRTAAGVGDIYRHAGISERSQPPGMSVAMVEAGGNKNSALMPKKAPTMPKPQWHPPWKLYRVISGHLGWVRCIAVEPGNQWFVTGSADRTIKIWDLASGKLKLSLTGHISTVRGVIVSARSPYLFSCGEDKQVKCWDLEYNKVIRHYHGHLSAVYGLDLHPTIDVLVTCSRDSTARIWDVRTKASVHTLSGHTNAVATVKCQAAEPQIITGSHDTTIRLWDLVAGKTRVTLTNHKKSVRAVVLHPRHYTFASGSPDNIKQWKFPDGNFIQNLSGHNAIINTLAVNSDGVLVSGADNGTMHLWDWRTGYNFQRVHAAVQPGSLDSESGIFACVFDQSESRLLTAEADKTIKVYKEDDTATEETHPVSWKPEIIKRKRF, encoded by the exons ATGGCGGAG gaAGTCCAAAAACATTCTGTGCACACACTTGTGTTCAGGTCTTTGAAGAGAACCCATGACATGTTTGTAGCTGATAATGCCAAGCCTATCCCATTGGATGAAGAAAG TCACAAGGTGAAAATGGCAGTCAAGCTGCGCACAGAGTACGGCTCAGTGCTACACATGCCCACTCTCAAAGAGAACCTGAGGGAGAAAGGAGGCCCCAACACTGGGGATCCCTATGGACACAAGCAGTATTCTGGAAATCAAG GACAAGAACTTGAGTATGTGGTGACTGGTACACACCCATACCCATCTGGGCCTG GCGTGGCTTTGACAGCAGATACTAAGGTCCAGAGGATGCCAAGTGAATCTGCAGCGCAGTCCTTAGCTGTAGCACTTCCTGCTTCCCAGTCCAG GCTGGATGCAAATCGGACAGCTGCTGGCGTGGGTGACATTTACAGGCATGCTGGGATATCTGAGCGTTCACAACCTCCTGGGATGTCTGTG GCTATGGTGGAAGCTGGTGGAAACAAAAATTCTGCGTTAATGCCAAAGAAGGCTCCAACCATGCCCAAACCTCAGTGGCATCCACCTTGGAAACTGTACAGG GTTATCAGTGGTCACCTGGGCTGGGTGAGATGTATTGCAGTAGAACCAGGAAATCAGTGGTTTGTTACTGGCTCTGCTGACAGAACCATAAAG ATTTGGGACCTTGCTAGTGGCAAATTGAAATTGTCTTTGACGGGACACATCAGTACTGTCCGAGGGGTGATAGTAAGTGCAAGAAGTCCATACCTCTTTTCTTGTGGAGAAGACAAACAAGTGAAATGCTGGGATCTTGAATACAATAAG GTTATCAGACATTACCATGGTCATCTAAGTGCTGTCTATGGCTTAGACTTGCATCCAACAATAGATGTGTTGGTGACATGTAGCAGAGATTCAACAGCACGA ATTTGGGATGTGAGGACAAAAGCCAGTGTGCACACACTGTCAGGACACACAAATGCAGTAGCAACTGTGAAGTGCCAAGCTGCAGAACCACAAATTATTACAG GCAGTCATGATACTACCATACGGCTCTGGGACTTGGTGGCAGGAAAAACTCGTGTTACTTTAACAAATCACAAGAAATCTGTAAGAGCAGTAGTGCTACATCCGAGACA ttacaCATTTGCATCTGGTTCTCCAGATAATATTAAGCAGTGGAAATTCCCAGATGGAAACTTCATTCAGAACCTCTCTGGTCACAATGCTATTATAAACACCCTGGCTGTAAATTCTGATGGTGTTCTGGTCTCAGGAG CTGATAATGGTACTATGCATCTTTGGGACTGGAGAACTGGATACAATTTCCAGAGAGTACATGCAGCTGTACAGCCGGGTTCTTTGGACAGCGAATCAGGAatatttgcttgtgtttttgACCAGTCAGAAAGCAGATTGCTAACTGCTGAAGCTGATAAAACCATAAAAGTATACAAAGAAGATGATACTGCG actGAAGAAACCCATCCTGTCAGCTGGAAACCAGAAATTATCAAGAGAAAGCGATTTTAG